From Planctomycetaceae bacterium:
CGTTTTCGGCGATGTTTCCGGCCCAGGAGGCCTTGACCATCATCGTGGCGCCGTTGGCGAACTTGATCATCGCTGCGGCCATGTCTTCGACGTCGAAGGTCTTGCCCTGCGCCTTGGCGATGGGACGGGCAATGTGGTCGTACGTGTTAGCCAGCACCCACACCGGGCGCGGGTAGCCCATCAGCCACAGCGCCAGGTCCATGCGATGCACGCCCAGGTCGATCAGCGGTCCGCCGCCGGCCAGCGCCTTGGTGCCGAACCATCCGCCGAAGCCCGGCATGCCGCGGCGGCGCATCCAGGTGGTCTCGGCGAAGTACACATCGCCCAGCACGCCCGATTCCACCTGCTTCTTCAGCGCCCACGACTGGTCGTTGAAGCGGAACGAGAAGTTGATGCCCACTCGCTTGCGGGCGGCCTTGGCGGCGGCCAGCATCTTGCGCCCCTCGGCGGCGTTCATCGCCATGGGCTTTTCGCACAGCACGTGGCAGCCGGCCTTGAGGGCCGCAATCGTCAGAGGCATGTGGAACTTGTTAGGCGTGGCCACGCTGACGATGTCGAGCTTTTCGGTCTTGAGCATCTTCTCAACCGAGGTATAGAGCCCCGGGATCGCCAGTTGCTTGCCCTGAGTTTGCAGGCGGGCGACGTTTACGTCGGCCGCGGCGACCACCTCGGCCATCGGATGCTGGCGATAACCATGCACGTGGGCCTGGCCCATTCCCAGGCCGATAACGCCGATGCGTTGTTTCTCCATGTTATTTGCCTTTCAGGTGCGGGACGTTGCTGAGGTCCATCTCGCGGTGGGGAACATTCTCAATGGGTTTGTAGTTGGGGCAAGCCAGGCCGGCGTCGCCGTAGGACAGCGGGCGCGCCCAGCGCACGGCGTTGATGATGACCTTCTGCACGTCGGGGTTGTAGAAGATCGGGCACGTCTCGTGGCCGGGTCGGAAGTAGAACACCTTGCCCAGCCCGCGCGTCCAGCAGCAACCGCTGCGGAAGACTTCGCCGCCTTCAAACCACGAGATGAAAATCAACTCGTCCGGCTCGGGAATGCCGAACGGTTCGCCGTACATCTCGACGTTGGGGATCTCGAAGTAGTCGCCGATGCCCTGCGTGATGGGGTGGCTGGGCTTGAGGTTCCAGAGGCGCTCCTTCTCACCGATCTCGCGCCATTTGAGCCCGCAGCCGGTGCCCATGAGCTTCGTGAACGGCTTGGAAAAATGCCCGCTGTGCAGCACGATCAGCCCCATGCCGTGCAGCACGCGCTGCTGCACCTTGGTGGCAATGGCGTCGCTGACGTCGCGATGGGCCATGTGACCCCACCACGTCAGCACATCCGTCGACTCGAGCACCTCGTCGGTCAGACCGTGCTCCGGGCCGTCGTCCAGCAGGGCGACGCGGACGTTCATGTCGCTCTGGGCCCGCAGCGCGCCGGCGATGACCTCATGCATGCCCTTGGGGTATATCTTCTGGACGGCCTCATGGCTCTTCTCGTGGCGTCCCTCGTTCCAGACCGTAACGTTGATCTTGCTCATCAGTGTCTCCAGGTTCGGTTACCGATTGCAGGGTTCATAAAACTCGGCAGGGGCGCTGCCGAGTGTGTTCGTCAAGTCGCCGATCTTCTCGATCGTGCAGGTGATGCGGTCGCCGGCAGCCAGGAACCGCCCGCTGGCCATGCCCACCCCGCTGGGCGTGCCCGTGGCGATCACGTCGCCGGGCGCCAGCGTCATCAGGTGGCTGCAGAACGAGACGATCTCGGCCACGCTGTGGATCATAAGTTCCGTGCTGGACTGTTGTCGAGTTTCGCCGTTGACGCTCAGGCCGATGGCCAGCTTCTGCGGGTCGCCGACCTCGTCGGCTGTCACCATCCACGGGCCCATCGGGCAGAACGCATCGGCCCATTTGCCGTGCAGCCAGTCGAAGAAATCGTCCTTGGGCCGCTTGCCACGCCCCTGGGCGTGCGTGCAACTGCGGGCGGAAATATCGTTGGCGATGGTGTATCCGGCTACGAAATCCATCGCGTCTTTGGCGCTGACGCGGCGGGCGGTTCGGCCGATCACGACGGCCAACTCGACCTCGTAGTCGATCTGGCGGCTGAAGGCCGGCCAGGGGATCTCGTCGCCCGGGCCTGCCACTGCCGTGGTGGGCATGAGGAAGGGGCGCGGCGTGGTGGTGCGCGAGGGATCGTCGGGCATGTCGTGGCCGCGGTCGAACTCGCGATGATGCTCGAGGTAATTGACGGCCAGGCCCAACAGCTTGGGCGGGGCGGGCAGGGGGGCCAGCAGACGCACCGATTTGAGATCGTGAGTGGCCAGCGGCGAGCGGTGAGCGGCAGAGGCCAGAGCGGCGATCGTTGCCAGTGCCTGTGGGCCGGCTTCAAACGCCGCTAGCAGCGTGGCAGGCCCGTCCGGCCAGAGCGTGGGAATGTCGACGACGCGATCCTCCCGCACGACGCCGAAACTCTGCCGCGATGCAATCTCAAAGGTTGCCAGTTTCATGGCCGGTAGTCTAGCGAGTGGGTGGGTAGACAACAATAATTTATGAAGTGCGCCTGGAGAGGAGTCTATGGAGTGCGGCAGCCTTAGCTGCCGCTTTGGAAGTTGTTCGATCGCGGGGGAAACTTCCGGATTGCGAGAAACTCCCAAAGCGGCGGCTGGTGCCGCCGCACTCCGTATTACCTCAAGCCCTGGAGGTACTCACGCGAGCGGAGCATGCCCTCCGGGGTCACGCGCGAGGGATTGAACTCCAGCGTCATGCCGTAGCGGTAATGGATTGCCGCCAGGCCGCGCATCATGTCGGCGAAGTCGATCAGGCCGGTGCCGGTCTCGATGTGATCCACCTGGCCGTTATGGTCATGCACGTGCAGGTGCATCAGGTGTGGGGCGATCTTGCGGATCAGGCCGCTGATGCCGCCGATCTTCTCGATTCCCTCAACCCCGCCGACGGCCGAGAACAAATGCCCCACGTCCAGCGTCACGCCGATCTGCGGCAAGCGCCAGCGGCCTAGCCACGCGAAGTCGCCCAGGATCTCCAGGCCGATCCTCACTCCAGCCGCGGCGGCGGAAGCGTTGATCTGCCCCATCGTATCGAGCCACTCCTGCGAGGCGGGGTCAGCTTCAGCGGGCAGGGCGGCGTGGGCGGTGATGACATCGACGCCCAGGTCGCCGCCGAAGGCAATGATCGGCGTCAGGGCCGCGGCGGCCTGGGACAGCTTGCCCTGGACGAACTCGATCTCGAAGGGCGCGTGAACTTCCCGCAGGCGAAAGTCGGCAAGGTCGCTGCGCCACTGGCGGCGGGCGGCCGCGTCGCAGGCGGCGGGATCTATGCCCGCCCACCAGGGCAACTGCCCTGCGCAGGCGTGGAATGCCACGCCGTCGAAACCGCCCTGGCGGATCCAGCGAACCTGCTGGGTCGGCTCGACGATATCGCCGACGGCCCAGACCATGTTTGCGATTGGCCACATGACCGTCCACGCTACCGGAGGAAGGCCCCAAAAGCAACGGCACGCGCGCTGGAGCGGCAGAGGCGAATCAAGATTGCGCCACGGCGTCTTGCATCGGTGCGGAATTCCTGACATGATAAGCCCCTTATCAGGCTGGGGCGCGGCCCCAAGGCGGCAATAGCGGTGTCTCAAGACGACAGCAAGAACCTGTTTCAGCGAGCCCGGACGCTGGTTATCGGTGGCGCTCACAGCCTCAGCGATAAGTCGATCTTTCACCGCCTGACGCTGGTGGCGTTCTTCGCCTGGGTCGGGCTTGGGGCCGACGGGTTGTCCTCGACCGCGTACGGACCCGCCGAGGCGTACCTGGCGTTGGAGGGGCACATCTACCTGGGCATCTTCGTGGCGATCGGAACGGCGATCACCGTCTTCGTCATCAGTGCCAGTTATTCGCAGATTATCGACCAGTTTCCCAGCGGCGGCGGCGGTTACGTCGTCGCCAGCAAGCTGCTGACGCCCGAGTTGGGCATGGTCAGCGGCTGCGCGCTGCTGATTGACTACGTGCTGACGATCTCGGTGTCGATCGCCGCAGGCAGCGACGCGATCTTCAGTTCGCTGCCGAAGGACTGGCTGCCTTACGTCGGTCCGTACAAGCTGGCGTTTGCGGGCGTGGGCGTGGTGGGCCTGACGGTGCTCAATCTCCGGGGCGTGCGGGAATCAGTCATGCCGCTGGTTCCCATCTTCCTGATCTTTCTGCTGACACATGCGGCGGCGATCATCTACGGCGTCATCGACAACGCCGGGCAGATTCCCGAAGTGGTGGATGCCGCCCGCCTCGACGTGCACAACGCGGTGACGGAGTTGGGCCTTATCGGAACGATCCTGATCGTCCTGCGGGCGTACGGCATGGGGGCCGGAACGTTCACGGGAATCGAGGCCGTCAGCAACGCCATGCCGCTGCTGCGCGAGCCTCGCGTCAAGACCGCCCGCCGCACGATGCGATACATGGCCTGGTCGCTGGCGCTGACGGCCGTGGGGCTGATGGTCGGCTACATCCTTTACAACCTGGGCAAGCCCCCGGCCGATAAGACCGTCAACGCCGTGTTGCTGGAGACGATGACGTCGC
This genomic window contains:
- a CDS encoding Gfo/Idh/MocA family oxidoreductase; the protein is MEKQRIGVIGLGMGQAHVHGYRQHPMAEVVAAADVNVARLQTQGKQLAIPGLYTSVEKMLKTEKLDIVSVATPNKFHMPLTIAALKAGCHVLCEKPMAMNAAEGRKMLAAAKAARKRVGINFSFRFNDQSWALKKQVESGVLGDVYFAETTWMRRRGMPGFGGWFGTKALAGGGPLIDLGVHRMDLALWLMGYPRPVWVLANTYDHIARPIAKAQGKTFDVEDMAAAMIKFANGATMMVKASWAGNIAENEKMETRLLGTKGGLVQRNLGEGYSFEAELFVEREGAQFDMKLHPPMPGAASCYYQFVDAIVNDRPHTATGEEGLVVMELIDAIYASAKQGKPIKIGK
- a CDS encoding ThuA domain-containing protein, which codes for MSKINVTVWNEGRHEKSHEAVQKIYPKGMHEVIAGALRAQSDMNVRVALLDDGPEHGLTDEVLESTDVLTWWGHMAHRDVSDAIATKVQQRVLHGMGLIVLHSGHFSKPFTKLMGTGCGLKWREIGEKERLWNLKPSHPITQGIGDYFEIPNVEMYGEPFGIPEPDELIFISWFEGGEVFRSGCCWTRGLGKVFYFRPGHETCPIFYNPDVQKVIINAVRWARPLSYGDAGLACPNYKPIENVPHREMDLSNVPHLKGK
- a CDS encoding fumarylacetoacetate hydrolase family protein; translation: MKLATFEIASRQSFGVVREDRVVDIPTLWPDGPATLLAAFEAGPQALATIAALASAAHRSPLATHDLKSVRLLAPLPAPPKLLGLAVNYLEHHREFDRGHDMPDDPSRTTTPRPFLMPTTAVAGPGDEIPWPAFSRQIDYEVELAVVIGRTARRVSAKDAMDFVAGYTIANDISARSCTHAQGRGKRPKDDFFDWLHGKWADAFCPMGPWMVTADEVGDPQKLAIGLSVNGETRQQSSTELMIHSVAEIVSFCSHLMTLAPGDVIATGTPSGVGMASGRFLAAGDRITCTIEKIGDLTNTLGSAPAEFYEPCNR
- a CDS encoding sugar phosphate isomerase/epimerase — protein: MWPIANMVWAVGDIVEPTQQVRWIRQGGFDGVAFHACAGQLPWWAGIDPAACDAAARRQWRSDLADFRLREVHAPFEIEFVQGKLSQAAAALTPIIAFGGDLGVDVITAHAALPAEADPASQEWLDTMGQINASAAAAGVRIGLEILGDFAWLGRWRLPQIGVTLDVGHLFSAVGGVEGIEKIGGISGLIRKIAPHLMHLHVHDHNGQVDHIETGTGLIDFADMMRGLAAIHYRYGMTLEFNPSRVTPEGMLRSREYLQGLR